A region from the Armatimonadota bacterium genome encodes:
- a CDS encoding metallopeptidase family protein, which produces EIAAQMRNVDVVVEDWPSEEHYERLGLAPDEWLFGLYEGTPLLERGIIADPLLPDKITIFKGPLEAACETEEEIEEEIRRTVVHEVAHHFGIDEDRLRELGYD; this is translated from the coding sequence AGGAGATCGCGGCGCAGATGCGCAACGTGGACGTCGTGGTGGAGGACTGGCCGAGCGAAGAGCACTACGAGCGGTTGGGGCTGGCCCCCGACGAGTGGCTGTTCGGCCTCTACGAGGGGACGCCGCTTCTGGAACGGGGGATCATCGCCGACCCCCTGCTGCCGGACAAGATCACCATCTTCAAGGGGCCGCTGGAGGCAGCCTGTGAAACCGAGGAAGAGATCGAAGAGGAGATCCGGCGGACCGTCGTCCATGAGGTCGCCCACCACTTCGGGATCGACGAGGACCGTCTGCGGGAACTGGGCTACGACTGA
- a CDS encoding LutB/LldF family L-lactate oxidation iron-sulfur protein, producing the protein MKTPRGAAPEPGRPIDFVRNARLALGDPFLRAALRATMVRFRDRQAAVIAEVPEWQALRDYACAVKRHTLGRLDQYLEQLEAQVALRGGHVHWARDGAEAAGIIARLARGRRVVKSKSMTSEEIGLNEALASAGCEVTETDLGEYLLQLAGEAPSHLIAPIVHRSKEFIAALLSAAAGRPLPAEPERLTAVARELLRRRFLEAEVGITGANFLVAETGTVVLVENEGNIRLTTTIPRVHIALAGVEKVIPRLADLAVFLTLLPRAATGQRMSSYVSLLTGPRRSGERDGPEEFHLVLVDNGRTAVHGDETMREVLACIRCGACLDVCPVFERVGGHAYGSVYSGPIGAVLTPLLQGLTVAGDLPFASSLCGACGEVCPVKIDLPRLLLELRARVVRSRGAPLGERLFLRAWTWVMGSAVRLTLAGSLVRLARGLVGPRPRWLPAPLSRWIAFRDLPPAAPAAFRRGRRR; encoded by the coding sequence GTGAAGACGCCCCGGGGCGCCGCCCCCGAGCCCGGCCGCCCCATCGATTTTGTCCGCAACGCCCGCCTGGCGCTGGGGGATCCGTTCCTCCGGGCCGCCCTGCGCGCGACGATGGTGCGCTTCCGCGACCGGCAGGCCGCCGTGATCGCCGAGGTGCCGGAGTGGCAGGCCCTGCGCGACTACGCCTGCGCGGTGAAGCGGCACACCCTCGGCCGGCTCGACCAGTATCTGGAGCAGCTCGAAGCCCAGGTCGCCCTGCGGGGCGGGCACGTCCACTGGGCGCGGGACGGGGCCGAGGCGGCCGGGATCATCGCCCGCCTGGCGCGGGGCCGCCGGGTCGTGAAGAGCAAGTCCATGACCTCCGAGGAGATCGGCCTCAACGAGGCGCTGGCCTCCGCGGGCTGCGAGGTGACGGAAACCGACCTGGGGGAGTACCTGCTCCAGCTGGCCGGCGAAGCGCCCTCCCACCTCATCGCGCCCATTGTGCACCGGTCGAAGGAGTTCATCGCCGCGCTGCTCTCCGCGGCCGCCGGGAGGCCGCTGCCCGCGGAGCCCGAACGGCTGACGGCGGTGGCCCGCGAGCTGCTGCGCCGCCGCTTCCTCGAAGCCGAAGTCGGGATCACCGGCGCCAACTTCCTCGTGGCCGAGACCGGCACCGTCGTGCTCGTCGAGAACGAAGGGAACATCCGCCTGACCACGACGATCCCGCGGGTGCACATTGCGCTGGCCGGCGTGGAGAAGGTCATCCCGCGCCTGGCCGATCTGGCGGTCTTCCTCACCCTCCTGCCCCGCGCCGCCACCGGGCAGCGCATGAGCAGCTACGTCTCGCTGCTCACCGGGCCGCGGCGTTCCGGGGAAAGGGACGGTCCGGAGGAGTTCCACCTCGTCCTGGTGGACAACGGGCGGACGGCCGTTCACGGCGACGAGACTATGCGGGAGGTCCTGGCCTGCATCCGCTGCGGGGCCTGCCTGGATGTCTGCCCGGTCTTCGAGCGGGTCGGCGGGCACGCCTACGGCTCGGTGTACTCCGGACCGATCGGCGCGGTCCTCACCCCGCTGCTGCAGGGTCTGACGGTGGCCGGGGACCTCCCCTTCGCCTCGTCGCTGTGCGGGGCCTGCGGGGAGGTCTGCCCGGTGAAGATCGACCTGCCCCGGCTGCTGCTGGAGCTCAGGGCGCGCGTGGTCCGCTCCCGCGGGGCGCCCCTGGGCGAGCGGCTGTTCCTCCGGGCGTGGACGTGGGTGATGGGCTCGGCGGTCCGGCTCACCTTGGCCGGAAGCCTGGTCCGCCTGGCGCGGGGTCTCGTCGGCCCCAGGCCGCGGTGGTTGCCCGCTCCTCTGTCCCGGTGGATCGCCTTCCGCGACCTCCCGCCGGCCGCGCCCGCCGCCTTTCGCCGGGGGCGACGGCGATGA
- the glgA gene encoding glycogen synthase GlgA — protein MRVLFCSSEIAPLAKTGGLADVAGALPKALARRGVEVRLAMPAYRGVRLPEAHPAGRVSVSLGGERVEGTIVEGRMPDSGLPVWLVEQPGFFDRAGLYGEGGADYPDNLARFTFFCRAVQQWVDRGGWVPEVVHCNDWQTALLPVLLKTEGPGGVATVLTIHNLAYQGVFPADQFRLTGLPASVFTIRGLEFWGKVNLLKGGLYAADILSTVSETYAREIQTEEFGAGLDGVLRDRAGDLVGILNGVDYGVWDPSIDPFLPARYSADDLSGKAVCKRALQEELGLPGDPDRPLIGMVTRLADQKGLDLVAEIMEELLDAGIQFVLLGTGEPRYHRFFEELQARRRRQVAAALRFDERLAHLIEAGADIFLMPSRYEPSGLNQLYSLRYGTVPVVRRTGGLADSIVDTTLQTLLAGTANGFVFEPYDAGALEQAVRRALAAFQDRPTWRRLQQHGMRADFSWDRSAARYLELYARARRGPAG, from the coding sequence ATGAGGGTGCTGTTCTGTTCCTCCGAGATCGCGCCGCTGGCCAAGACCGGAGGGCTGGCTGACGTGGCGGGGGCGTTGCCCAAGGCCCTGGCCCGCCGCGGCGTGGAGGTGCGCCTGGCGATGCCGGCTTATCGGGGCGTGCGCCTGCCCGAGGCGCATCCGGCGGGCCGGGTGAGCGTCTCGTTGGGCGGCGAGCGCGTGGAAGGAACGATCGTCGAGGGGCGCATGCCCGACTCCGGCCTGCCCGTCTGGCTCGTCGAGCAGCCCGGCTTCTTCGACCGGGCGGGGCTGTACGGGGAAGGCGGGGCGGACTACCCCGACAACCTGGCGCGCTTCACCTTTTTCTGCCGCGCCGTGCAGCAGTGGGTGGACCGCGGCGGATGGGTACCGGAGGTCGTCCACTGCAACGACTGGCAGACCGCCCTGCTGCCGGTGCTGCTGAAGACGGAAGGCCCCGGCGGAGTAGCCACCGTGCTCACCATTCACAACCTTGCCTACCAGGGGGTGTTTCCCGCCGACCAGTTCCGCCTCACCGGGCTTCCGGCATCGGTGTTCACGATCCGCGGACTCGAGTTCTGGGGGAAGGTGAATCTGCTCAAGGGCGGGCTCTACGCCGCCGACATCCTGAGCACCGTGAGCGAGACCTACGCGCGGGAGATCCAGACCGAGGAGTTTGGGGCCGGGCTGGACGGCGTGCTGCGCGACCGGGCCGGCGACCTGGTGGGCATCCTCAACGGGGTGGACTACGGGGTGTGGGATCCGTCCATAGACCCCTTCCTTCCGGCCCGGTATTCGGCCGACGACCTGAGCGGCAAGGCGGTCTGCAAGCGGGCGCTGCAGGAGGAGCTGGGGCTGCCCGGGGATCCGGACCGTCCGCTGATCGGCATGGTCACCCGACTGGCGGACCAGAAAGGGCTGGACCTGGTGGCCGAGATCATGGAGGAGCTGCTCGACGCCGGGATCCAGTTCGTCCTGCTCGGGACCGGAGAGCCGCGCTACCACCGGTTCTTCGAGGAGCTGCAGGCGCGCCGGCGCCGGCAGGTCGCCGCGGCGCTGAGATTCGACGAGCGGCTGGCCCACCTGATCGAGGCCGGCGCCGATATCTTCCTGATGCCCTCGCGCTACGAGCCCTCGGGGCTGAACCAGCTGTACAGCCTGCGCTATGGGACCGTCCCCGTCGTGCGCAGGACCGGCGGCCTCGCCGACTCCATCGTGGACACGACGCTGCAGACGCTGCTGGCGGGCACGGCCAACGGCTTCGTCTTCGAACCGTACGACGCCGGCGCGCTGGAGCAGGCCGTGCGCCGGGCCCTCGCCGCGTTCCAGGACCGCCCCACCTGGCGGAGGCTCCAGCAGCACGGCATGCGGGCAGATTTCAGTTGGGACCGCTCCGCCGCCCGCTACCTGGAGCTGTATGCCCGCGCCCGGCGGGGCCCGGCCGGGTAG
- a CDS encoding MBL fold metallo-hydrolase produces MKIRVLRSGSSGNAVWIASGGSAVLIDAGLAAEALLRVLSETADETPLQAILLTHEHDDHARGAASLARTLEIPVLANEGTIRAAGALLAGAQVERFSTGRPFPVGDLTVEAFPVPHDAAEPVGFVISGNAAQACVVTDLGEATDEVRERAAEADALLVEANYDLALLGVSPYPWFLKNRILSPVGHLSNDAAARVALAAAAGRARTVALLHLSDINNLTPLARDTVQWTLAQHGLTHVRVEAVRANGTGPLWVV; encoded by the coding sequence ATGAAGATTCGTGTCCTTCGCAGCGGCAGCAGCGGCAACGCCGTCTGGATCGCCTCCGGAGGGAGCGCCGTCCTCATCGACGCCGGGCTGGCGGCGGAGGCGCTGCTCCGGGTCCTGTCCGAGACGGCGGACGAGACTCCCTTGCAGGCCATCCTGCTCACGCACGAGCACGACGACCACGCGCGCGGCGCCGCCTCCCTGGCCCGCACCCTGGAGATCCCGGTCCTCGCCAACGAGGGGACGATCCGGGCGGCGGGAGCGCTGCTGGCGGGAGCGCAGGTCGAGCGGTTTTCCACGGGCCGGCCGTTCCCGGTGGGCGACCTGACCGTGGAGGCGTTTCCTGTGCCGCACGATGCGGCGGAGCCCGTCGGGTTTGTGATCTCCGGGAATGCCGCGCAGGCCTGCGTGGTGACCGACCTGGGGGAGGCCACGGACGAGGTGCGGGAGCGGGCCGCGGAGGCCGATGCGCTTCTGGTCGAGGCCAACTACGATCTGGCGCTGCTCGGCGTCAGCCCCTACCCGTGGTTCCTGAAGAACCGCATCCTCAGCCCCGTCGGCCACCTCAGCAACGACGCCGCGGCCCGGGTGGCGCTGGCCGCCGCCGCCGGGCGCGCGCGGACCGTCGCGCTGCTGCATCTCAGCGACATCAACAACCTCACCCCCCTGGCCCGCGACACCGTGCAGTGGACCCTGGCCCAGCACGGTCTGACCCACGTGCGCGTCGAAGCCGTCCGGGCCAACGGCACCGGCCCGCTGTGGGTGGTCTGA
- a CDS encoding LUD domain-containing protein, translating to MNARDEILGRLRRAGFDAPLPAVPARRVGPGGADAAERFMERARAADIDVVRVPDLGSLPEQVGRVLARAGARTVTMWDDPLLRPVADALRREGLVITDDPAQADAGITTVDAAVAETATLALGAGPGRPGSVSLLPPLHLAVLPEGRIVATVSELWPSVNGPPSALWLITGPSRTADIEHTPVRGAHGPVAVTVFLVGI from the coding sequence ATGAACGCGCGCGACGAGATCCTGGGACGGCTGAGGCGCGCCGGATTCGACGCTCCCCTGCCGGCCGTGCCGGCCCGCCGGGTCGGACCCGGCGGCGCCGACGCCGCCGAGCGCTTTATGGAGCGGGCCCGCGCCGCGGACATCGACGTTGTGCGCGTCCCCGACCTCGGGTCGCTGCCGGAGCAAGTGGGGAGGGTGCTGGCGAGGGCGGGAGCGCGCACGGTGACGATGTGGGACGATCCCCTCCTCCGGCCGGTCGCGGATGCGCTACGGCGGGAGGGTCTGGTGATCACCGACGACCCCGCCCAGGCCGACGCGGGGATCACCACGGTCGATGCGGCGGTGGCCGAGACCGCCACCCTGGCCCTCGGCGCCGGTCCCGGACGCCCCGGGAGCGTTTCGCTCCTTCCGCCGCTGCACCTGGCGGTGCTGCCGGAAGGGCGCATCGTCGCCACCGTGTCCGAGTTGTGGCCGTCTGTGAACGGGCCGCCCTCCGCGCTGTGGCTCATCACCGGTCCCAGCCGTACCGCCGACATCGAGCACACCCCGGTGCGCGGCGCCCATGGTCCGGTGGCGGTGACCGTCTTTCTGGTGGGGATATAA
- a CDS encoding glycerate kinase has translation MGGLTPPARLRRDLQAILSAAVDAVDPGAAVRAAVRIRRGRLSIGDRVYDLRRIRRVYVVGGGKADAPMAAALEEILGDRITAGLISVKYGHALPLRRVEVVEAGHPLPDEAGLRAAERILELVRGAARDDLVICLISGGGSALLPLPEAGLDLAQKVRLTDLLLRSGATIEEINAVRKHLSRIKGGRLAEVAAPAQVAVLILSDVLGNPPDAIASGPAAPDPTTYAQALEVLRKYGLEEKVPPEALEVLRRGARGERPETPKPGHPVFRRVHTVIVGSNEHAARAAAAAARRRGYRPLLLTTFLEGEAREAARVFAAVARSVQEQGVPLRPPACLLAGGETTVTVRGPGRGGRCQEFALAAAHAIRGRPRLLIGAFGTDGTDGPTDAAGAMADGTTVERARRVGLDPAAALAANDAYPFFSALGDLIVTGPTRTNVNDLYVALVDGPAGRRRRRRIR, from the coding sequence GTGGGTGGTCTGACCCCGCCGGCCAGACTGCGGAGAGATCTCCAGGCGATTCTGTCTGCGGCGGTGGACGCCGTCGACCCCGGAGCCGCGGTGCGGGCGGCGGTCCGCATCAGGCGGGGGCGTCTGTCCATCGGCGACCGCGTCTACGACCTCCGCCGCATCCGGCGGGTGTACGTCGTCGGCGGCGGCAAGGCCGACGCGCCGATGGCCGCGGCACTGGAGGAGATCCTCGGGGACCGCATCACGGCGGGACTGATCAGCGTGAAGTACGGCCATGCCCTGCCCCTGCGGCGCGTCGAGGTCGTCGAAGCCGGGCACCCGCTGCCGGACGAGGCGGGACTGCGGGCGGCGGAGCGCATCCTGGAGCTGGTCCGGGGCGCGGCGCGCGATGACCTGGTGATCTGCCTGATCTCGGGGGGAGGCTCGGCGCTTCTGCCGCTGCCCGAGGCCGGGCTGGATCTGGCGCAGAAAGTCCGGCTCACCGACCTGCTGCTGCGGTCGGGGGCGACGATCGAGGAGATCAACGCCGTGCGCAAGCACCTCTCGCGGATCAAAGGCGGCAGGCTGGCGGAAGTCGCCGCGCCCGCGCAGGTCGCCGTCCTCATCCTCTCCGACGTGTTGGGCAACCCTCCGGATGCGATCGCCAGCGGCCCCGCCGCTCCCGACCCTACGACCTACGCCCAGGCTCTGGAGGTCCTGCGGAAGTATGGGCTGGAGGAGAAGGTTCCCCCAGAGGCGCTGGAGGTGCTGCGGCGCGGGGCGCGGGGCGAACGGCCCGAAACCCCCAAACCCGGCCATCCCGTGTTCCGTCGGGTACACACGGTGATCGTCGGCAGCAACGAGCACGCCGCCCGGGCCGCGGCGGCGGCGGCCCGCCGGAGGGGGTATCGCCCGCTGCTGCTGACCACATTTCTGGAAGGCGAGGCGCGCGAAGCGGCGCGCGTCTTCGCTGCGGTCGCCCGCAGCGTCCAGGAGCAGGGCGTGCCCCTCCGTCCGCCGGCCTGTCTGCTCGCGGGCGGGGAAACGACGGTCACCGTCCGCGGCCCCGGACGCGGAGGCCGCTGCCAGGAGTTCGCCCTGGCCGCGGCGCACGCCATTCGGGGCCGGCCCCGCCTCCTCATCGGCGCCTTTGGCACAGACGGCACCGACGGGCCGACCGACGCCGCCGGCGCCATGGCCGACGGAACGACGGTGGAGCGGGCCCGCCGGGTCGGACTGGATCCGGCTGCGGCCCTGGCCGCCAACGATGCCTACCCGTTCTTCTCCGCCCTCGGAGACCTGATCGTTACGGGCCCGACGCGGACCAATGTCAACGATCTCTATGTCGCGCTGGTCGACGGCCCTGCGGGACGTCGCCGGCGCAGGAGGATCCGATGA
- a CDS encoding (Fe-S)-binding protein — MRAALFVTCLVDQLFPRTGRAAEDLLRHLGVTVEFPPGQTCCGQVAFNDGFWSEARPLARRLLGVFDHADAVVAPSASCVAMIREFYPILLRDDPARAAQAREVGRRTYELTEFLVDVLGVVAVGAHFPHRVAYHPACHGLRLLGLREQPLRLLRHVRELDLRPLVGAEECCGFGGMFALKFAELSAAMLETKLRAIEASGAEFVTATDVSCLMHIDGGLRRRRSAVGTIPIAEILAAR, encoded by the coding sequence ATGAGGGCGGCGCTGTTCGTCACCTGTCTCGTCGACCAGCTCTTCCCCCGGACCGGCCGGGCCGCCGAGGATCTCCTCCGGCATCTGGGAGTGACCGTGGAGTTTCCTCCCGGGCAGACCTGCTGCGGGCAGGTGGCCTTCAACGACGGCTTCTGGAGCGAGGCCCGGCCGCTGGCCCGCAGGCTGCTCGGGGTCTTCGACCACGCCGACGCGGTCGTCGCCCCCAGCGCTTCCTGTGTGGCGATGATCCGGGAGTTCTACCCCATTCTGCTGCGGGACGATCCGGCCCGGGCGGCGCAGGCCCGCGAGGTGGGGCGACGCACCTACGAGCTGACCGAGTTCCTGGTGGACGTGCTGGGTGTCGTTGCGGTGGGGGCGCATTTCCCCCACCGGGTGGCCTACCACCCGGCCTGCCACGGCCTGCGCCTGCTGGGGCTGCGGGAGCAGCCGCTGCGGCTGCTGCGCCACGTCCGGGAACTGGATCTCCGACCCCTTGTCGGGGCCGAGGAGTGCTGCGGATTCGGCGGGATGTTCGCCCTAAAGTTCGCCGAACTCTCCGCGGCGATGCTGGAGACGAAGCTCCGGGCCATCGAGGCCAGCGGCGCGGAGTTCGTCACCGCGACCGACGTCAGCTGTCTCATGCACATCGACGGCGGGCTGCGCCGCCGGCGGAGCGCCGTCGGGACTATCCCCATCGCAGAGATCCTGGCCGCCCGGTGA
- the galT gene encoding galactose-1-phosphate uridylyltransferase, whose translation MPELRKDPISRRWVIIATERAARPTDFPHEEVEPNDASRCPFCEGRETQTPPEIFAIRRAGTARDAPGWRVRVVPNKFPALRIEGRTDRSPVGIYTRMDGVGAHEVIIETTEHHTHLGLLPVDQVADVIRAYLHRYRDLKNDPRFEYALLFRNHGRTAGASLSHPHSQLIALPIVPNRAAQEVEAAERYFGRHGRCIYCAMLEQELAARERVVWENEHFAAIAPYASRFPFETWLVPKAHEADFGALRPELEVPLAGALQEALLRLHRCLQNPPYNFIIHTLPYREETRHAYHWHLEITPRLTQVAGFEWGSGFYINTVVPEDAARYLREVGTNVAVVRAG comes from the coding sequence GTGCCGGAACTCCGAAAAGACCCGATCAGCCGGCGCTGGGTGATCATCGCCACCGAGCGGGCGGCCCGGCCCACCGATTTTCCCCACGAGGAGGTGGAGCCCAACGACGCCAGCCGCTGCCCCTTCTGCGAGGGACGCGAAACCCAGACGCCGCCGGAGATCTTTGCCATCCGTCGAGCCGGCACGGCACGGGATGCGCCCGGCTGGCGCGTGCGGGTCGTCCCCAACAAGTTTCCCGCGCTGCGGATCGAGGGCCGGACCGATCGGTCGCCGGTGGGCATCTACACCCGCATGGACGGCGTGGGCGCCCACGAGGTGATCATCGAGACCACGGAGCACCACACGCACCTGGGTCTGCTGCCGGTGGACCAGGTGGCCGATGTGATCCGAGCCTACCTCCACCGCTACCGCGACCTGAAGAACGATCCCCGTTTCGAGTACGCGCTGCTCTTCCGCAACCACGGCCGCACGGCGGGAGCGTCGCTGTCCCATCCCCACTCCCAGCTCATCGCGCTGCCCATCGTCCCGAACCGGGCGGCGCAGGAGGTGGAGGCGGCGGAGCGGTACTTCGGCCGTCACGGCCGGTGCATCTACTGCGCGATGCTGGAGCAGGAGCTGGCCGCGCGCGAGCGCGTGGTGTGGGAGAACGAGCACTTCGCGGCCATCGCGCCCTATGCCTCGCGTTTTCCCTTCGAGACCTGGCTCGTCCCCAAGGCGCACGAGGCGGACTTCGGCGCTTTGCGCCCGGAGCTCGAGGTGCCCCTGGCCGGGGCGCTGCAGGAAGCGCTGCTGCGGCTTCACCGCTGCCTGCAGAATCCGCCCTACAATTTCATCATTCACACCCTGCCCTACCGGGAGGAGACCCGCCACGCCTACCACTGGCATCTGGAGATCACCCCGCGGTTGACCCAGGTGGCCGGCTTCGAGTGGGGCTCAGGCTTCTACATCAATACGGTGGTCCCCGAGGATGCGGCGCGCTACCTGCGGGAGGTCGGCACCAACGTCGCGGTGGTGCGCGCCGGCTGA
- the sppA gene encoding signal peptide peptidase SppA — protein sequence MNVILLAVDLLVNALRAARNLIVLLLPPAEFVALTAAGVLPERRPPPAGFLRRFLPDPFAGPAQESLEEWRDRLRLLAGDPRVRGVVLKIGDLRAGAAAVESLRAALEQFRASGKRLVAYAATADLRGYWLASVAERIVAPAGAELALHGPRTEATFLRPALDRAGILPQFHHIAEYKTAAHRFLYPRMTEPQREMTQALVDGLYEEVVAAVARSRNLPPDQVRAAVDEGLLTGDAALARGLVDDLAFEDELPPRLGGPARPARILPWAQARARLRLPYRWRGRQQQAIGVVQLEGGIVPGESRDLPLPIPLLGRRLAGHETVARAFRAAERHPRIKAVVFHVDSGGGSAIASEMIWREAARVHARKPVVVYMGNVAGSGGYYVACGAGAIVANATTITGSIGVVSGKFNVADLFARLGLVREIVGRGATAAMFSSFTDFSEREWAALRGWMEEVYARFIARVASARRREAQAVEPLARGRVYTGRQAHALGLVDTLGDFETAVAKAKALAGIPAEAEVPVITIRPPKALPVPTGSAAQALEALQRALEVLREPALLLTPVDAVAAG from the coding sequence ATGAATGTCATCCTGCTGGCCGTCGATCTGCTGGTCAACGCCCTGCGCGCGGCGCGCAACCTGATTGTCCTGCTCCTGCCTCCGGCGGAGTTCGTCGCGTTGACGGCGGCCGGAGTTCTGCCGGAGCGGCGTCCGCCCCCCGCCGGTTTCCTGCGGCGGTTCCTGCCGGATCCCTTTGCCGGCCCGGCGCAGGAAAGTCTGGAGGAGTGGCGGGACCGGCTGCGCCTGCTGGCCGGCGACCCGCGGGTGCGGGGGGTCGTGCTGAAGATCGGCGACCTGCGCGCCGGCGCGGCGGCGGTGGAGAGCCTGCGCGCGGCGCTGGAGCAGTTCCGCGCCTCCGGCAAGCGCCTGGTCGCCTACGCGGCGACGGCCGACCTGCGGGGGTACTGGCTGGCCAGCGTCGCCGAGCGCATCGTCGCCCCGGCCGGCGCCGAGCTCGCCCTGCACGGCCCGCGCACGGAGGCCACCTTCCTGCGGCCGGCCCTGGACCGGGCGGGGATTCTGCCCCAGTTCCACCACATCGCGGAGTACAAGACCGCCGCGCACCGGTTCCTCTATCCGCGCATGACGGAGCCGCAGCGGGAGATGACCCAGGCCCTGGTCGACGGGCTCTACGAGGAAGTCGTCGCGGCGGTGGCCAGGTCGCGGAACCTGCCCCCCGACCAGGTCCGCGCCGCGGTGGACGAGGGCCTGCTGACGGGAGATGCGGCGCTGGCCCGGGGACTCGTCGACGATCTGGCCTTCGAAGACGAACTCCCGCCGCGGCTGGGGGGCCCCGCCCGGCCGGCGCGGATCCTCCCCTGGGCGCAGGCCCGCGCCCGCCTGCGCCTGCCCTACCGCTGGCGGGGGAGGCAGCAACAGGCGATCGGCGTGGTGCAGCTGGAAGGCGGCATCGTCCCCGGCGAGAGTCGGGACCTCCCCCTGCCCATCCCGCTGCTGGGCCGCCGTCTCGCGGGGCACGAAACGGTGGCCCGGGCCTTCCGTGCCGCGGAACGCCATCCGCGGATCAAGGCCGTCGTCTTCCATGTGGACTCCGGCGGGGGGTCGGCCATCGCCTCCGAGATGATCTGGCGCGAGGCGGCCCGGGTGCACGCCCGCAAGCCCGTCGTGGTGTACATGGGAAACGTGGCCGGCTCCGGAGGCTACTACGTGGCCTGCGGCGCGGGCGCCATCGTGGCCAACGCCACGACGATCACGGGCTCGATCGGCGTGGTCAGCGGCAAGTTCAATGTGGCGGACCTGTTTGCCCGCCTGGGTCTGGTGCGGGAGATCGTCGGCCGCGGCGCGACCGCGGCGATGTTTTCTTCCTTCACCGACTTCAGCGAGCGGGAGTGGGCGGCGCTGCGGGGGTGGATGGAGGAGGTCTACGCCCGGTTCATCGCCCGTGTCGCCTCCGCGCGCCGACGGGAGGCGCAGGCCGTCGAGCCCCTCGCCCGCGGGCGTGTCTACACCGGGCGCCAGGCACACGCCCTCGGATTGGTCGATACGCTGGGAGATTTCGAGACCGCGGTGGCGAAAGCCAAAGCGCTGGCCGGCATCCCGGCGGAGGCCGAGGTCCCGGTGATCACCATCCGGCCGCCGAAGGCCCTCCCCGTCCCGACAGGATCGGCGGCGCAGGCCCTGGAGGCGCTCCAGCGTGCCCTGGAGGTGCTCCGGGAGCCGGCGCTGCTGCTCACACCGGTGGATGCCGTCGCTGCGGGATGA